In Camelina sativa cultivar DH55 chromosome 16, Cs, whole genome shotgun sequence, a single window of DNA contains:
- the LOC109129668 gene encoding defensin-like protein 43, with the protein MGITMTSVTFLLLIVLAASLSSYNVLASEIKPTGRIDDMCPTTCSGTYGNGKYKVDCIKAGFSSGQCATSDIFKNKCCCTK; encoded by the exons atgGGCATCACAATGACTTCAGTGACCTTTTTACTCTTGATAGTATTGGCAGCTTCTTTGTCGAGTTACAACGTCTTGGCTTCAg AGATCAAACCAACAGGGAGAATCGATGATATGTGCCCGACTACTTGTTCGGGGACGTACGGGAATGGTAAATATAAGGTAGACTGTATTAAGGCTGGGTTTTCATCCGGACAATGTGCTACTTctgatattttcaaaaacaaatgttgttgCACCAAGTGA